The following proteins are encoded in a genomic region of Brachypodium distachyon strain Bd21 chromosome 1, Brachypodium_distachyon_v3.0, whole genome shotgun sequence:
- the LOC100827558 gene encoding L-type lectin-domain containing receptor kinase S.4, with the protein MSLLAPVLLLLLACNFAAAQEFTYSGFGGGGGGGNPNLTLNGVTELRPDGILRLTNDTSRLMGHAFYPSPLRLLTPSVSGSGNRTNGYTASSFSTAFAFAIVPEYPRLGGHGFAFVAAADRCLPGALPSQYLGLLSAADLGNATNHVFAVEFDTVKDFEFGDIDDNHVAVDLNSLVSNASAPAAPINLKSGDTVLAWVDYDGDAKLLNVSIATTSDGGKKPSAPLISFRVDLAGIFREQMYVGFSASTGLLASSHYLMGWSFKLGAAGAAPPLDVSSLPRLPRPSTADDGRNKTTVVLASVFSAFVALVALAAAGAYAAYRFKNRDVIEPWELDYGPHRFKYPELKRATRGFRDRELLGSGGFGKVYRGVLQGNNNAGNVVAVKRVSHESRQGLREFVAEIASIGRLRHRNLVQLQGWCRRRGDLLLVYDFMPNGSLDMHLFGDGLRAARLTWALRYKILRNVASALLYLHEEWEHVVLHRDVKASNVLLDGDMAGRLGDFGLAKLYEHGANPGTTRVVGTLGYLAPELTRTGKATTAADVFAFGALVLEVVAGRRPIEPREELVLSDWAWERYAAGEEEKVVDARLDGAFDAEEAAVAVKVGLWCSHPVPAARPTMREVARYLDGGDAAEVPPPPPPPPLPPVRSGGVGYDDFVYSFPSSSFERAPVEPHSQTSVATFPFSSLSMRSSHVSV; encoded by the coding sequence ATGAGTCTACTCGCCCCTGTTTtgttgctcctcctcgcctgcAACTTCGCTGCGGCCCAAGAATTCACCTACTCTGGATTCGGCggtgggggcggaggcggtAACCCGAACCTCACGCTGAACGGCGTCACGGAGCTCCGCCCGGACGGCATCCTGCGCCTCACCAACGACACCTCCCGCCTCATGGGCCACGCCTTCTACCCGTCCCCGCTCCGCCTGCTCACCCCGTCCGTCTCCGGTTCCGGCAACCGCACCAACGGTTACACAGCGTCGTCCTTCTCGACGGCGTTCGCGTTCGCCATCGTGCCCGAGTACCCCAGGCTGGGCGGCCACGGGTTCGCTTTCGTGGCGGCCGCTGACCGGTGCCTCCCCGGCGCGCTGCCCAGCCAGTACCTGGGCCTGCtcagcgccgccgacctcggGAACGCCACCAACCACGTCTTCGCCGTGGAGTTCGACACCGTGAAGGACTTTGAGTTCGGGGACATCGACGACAACCACGTGGCCGTCGACCTCAACAGCCTCGTCTCCAACGCCTCCGCCCCCGCTGCCCCCATCAACCTCAAATCCGGCGACACCGTGCTCGCCTGGGTCGACTACGACGGCGACGCGAAGCTCCTCAACGTCTCCATCGCCACGACCTCGGACGGCGGCAAGAAACCGTCGGCGCCGCTCATCTCCTTCCGCGTCGATCTGGCCGGCATCTTCCGGGAGCAGATGTATGTCGGCTTCTCAGCGTCCACGGGGCTCCTTGCGAGCTCCCACTACCTCATGGGATGGAGCTTCAAGCTgggcgcggccggcgccgcgcccCCGCTCGACGTGTCGTCCCTCCCGCGGCTTCCGCGGCCCAGCACCGCTGACGACGGCAGGAACAAGACGACGGTGGTCCTCGCGTCGGTGTTCTCGGCGTTCGTGGCGCTGGTGGCgctggccgctgccggcgcctACGCGGCGTACCGCTTCAAGAACCGCGACGTGATCGAGCCGTGGGAGCTCGACTACGGCCCGCACCGGTTCAAGTACCCCGAGCTGAAGCGCGCCACCCGTGGCTTCCGCGACCGCGAACTCCTCGGCTCGGGCGGCTTCGGCAAGGTGTACCGCGGCGTGCTCCAGGGAAACAACAACGCTGGCAACGTGGTGGCCGTGAAGCGGGTGTCCCACGAGTCCCGGCAGGGGCTCCGTGAGTTCGTGGCGGAGATCGCGTCCATCGGCAGGCTCCGGCACCGCAACCTGGTGCAGCTCCAGggctggtgccgccgccgcggggacctcctcctcgtctaCGACTTCATGCCCAACGGCAGCCTCGACATGCACCTCTTCGGCGACGGCCtccgggcggcgcggctcaCGTGGGCCCTGCGGTACAAGATCCTCCGCAACGTGGCGTCGGCGCTGCTGTACCTGCACGAGGAGTGGGAGCACGTGGTGCTCCACCGCGACGTCAAGGCCAGCAACGTGCTGCTGGACGGCGACATGGCGGGCCGGCTCGGGGATTTCGGGCTGGCCAAGCTGTACGAGCACGGGGCCAACCCGGGCACGACACGGGTGGTGGGCACGCTCGGGTACCTGGCGCCGGAGCTGACGAGGACGGGGAAGGCCACCACGgctgccgacgtgttcgcgtTCGGGGCGCTcgtgctggaggtggtggcgggCCGTCGGCCCATCGAACCGCGGGAGGAGCTCGTGCTGTCGGACTGGGCCTGGGAGCGGTACGCGGCcggggaagaggagaaggtGGTGGATGCTAGGCTCGATGGGGCGTTCGACGCCGAGGAGGCTGCCGTGGCCGTGAAGGTGGGGCTTTGGTGCTCGCACCCGGTGCCGGCGGCCCGGCCCACGATGAGGGAGGTGGCGAGGTACCTCGACGGCGGGGACGCGGCCgaggtgccgccgccgccgccgccacctccgctcCCGCCGGTGCGCTCAGGCGGGGTGGGGTATGACGACTTCGTGTACTCGttcccgtcgtcgtcgttcgaGCGGGCGCCGGTTGAGCCGCACTCGCAGACATCGGTGGCCACGTTCCCGTTCTCGTCGCTGTCCATGCGGTCGTCGCACGTCAGCGTATGA
- the LOC100842504 gene encoding probable carboxylesterase 18: MYSILETRFREYVDFSCCFCKPRALICEHWLPWMTENGGERRKKIALPWAVRLQVMALTTACDLAQRRDGTVNRFLFSLVDRRARATSRPDAAHGVSSADVTIDGARAAKGLWARVFSPPSPPAAPLPVVVYFHGGGFTLLSAASAPMDALCRRLARALGAVVVSVDYRLAPEHPYPAAYDDGEDVLGYLAATNAASLPAPVDLSRCFLAGDSAGGNIAHHVAHRWTSDDPNNPNPKHVVQLAGIILLQPYFGGEERTGSEISLEGVAPVVNMRRSDWSWKAFLPLGADRNHEAAHVTGEAEPEPKLGESFPPAMVVVGGFDPLKDWQRRYAVMLERKNRNAAVRLVDFPEAIHGFYMFPKLPEAGEVVEKVRAFIETCTAHH, from the coding sequence ATGTACAGTATCCTTGAGACGCGGTTTCGTGAATATGTAGACTTCAGCTGTTGTTTCTGCAAGCCGCGCGCGTTAATTTGCGAGCACTGGTTGCCGTGGATGACAGAGAACGGcggcgagaggaggaagaagatcgcGCTGCCGTGGGCGGTGCGGCTCCAGGTGATGGCCCTCACCACCGCCTGCGATTTAGCGCAGCGCCGCGACGGCACCGTGAACCGCTTCCTCTTCTCGCTCGTGGACCGCCGGGCCCGCGCGACCTCGCGCCCTGACGCCGCGCACGGCGTCAGCTCCGCCGACGTCACCATCGacggcgcccgcgccgccaagGGCCTCTGGGCGCGCGTCTTCTCACCCCCTTCccctccggcggcgccgctcccCGTCGTGGTCTACTTCCACGGAGGCGGCTTCACGCTGCtgtcggcggcgtcggcccCGATGGACGCCCtgtgccgccgcctcgcccgcgcgctgggcgccgtcgtcgtctccgtcgACTACCGCCTCGCCCCCGAGCACCCCTACCCCGCCGCCTAtgacgacggcgaggacgtCCTCGGCTACCTCGCCGCTACCAACGCCGCTTCTCTCCCCGCCCCCGTCGACCTCTCCCGCTGCTTCCTCGCCGGGGACAGCGCGGGGGGCAACATCGCGCACCACGTGGCCCACCGCTGGACCTCCGATGATCCCAATAATCCCAATCCCAAGCACGTGGTCCAGCTCGCGGGGATCATCCTGCTGCAGCCCTActtcggcggcgaggagagAACCGGATCGGAGATCTCCCTGGAAGGCGTGGCGCCCGTGGTGAACATGCGGCGGTCCGACTGGTCCTGGAAGGCGTTCCTGCCGTTGGGAGCGGACCGGAACCACGAGGCGGCGCACGTGACTGGGGAGGCGGAGCCGGAGCCCAAGCTGGGCGAGAGCTTCCCGCCGGCCATGGTGGTGGTTGGCGGGTTCGACCCGCTGAAGGACTGGCAGCGGCGGTACGCCGTCATGCTGGAGCGGAAGAACCGCAATGCAGCGGTGCGGCTGGTGGATTTCCCGGAAGCCATCCACGGCTTCTACATGTTCCCGAAGCTCCCCGAAGCTGGCGAGGTCGTGGAGAAGGTCAGGGCGTTCATCGAAACCTGCACGGCTCATCACTAG